The following are encoded together in the Bactrocera neohumeralis isolate Rockhampton chromosome 6, APGP_CSIRO_Bneo_wtdbg2-racon-allhic-juicebox.fasta_v2, whole genome shotgun sequence genome:
- the LOC126763566 gene encoding solute carrier family 2, facilitated glucose transporter member 1, which produces MPLPPSIEEPGKQSWLRMLYRYRLQFQAMASASTIYFAGGLKLAWCIFEKPVSGSQKLIDTHLLTIAWFVGVAAGAIMAGVFVHRVSKNISHWTSGTLLLLGGLLFACAPSSFACILCSCLLEGSAYGINQVQGLVTAGEVAHKDIRGLLVSSERVFLWLGICLQLFCTRLWFLYEPTKGYPLHLNQLHGTVVILVALCALACNTLYRFESPLLLHMQERNLAATYVMNRLQSTSCTSAELTQKHEECKQMLEHDAGRQTTRKAVRKSNSLPLLKMLLLRCYGTVSLSLPVNRTFVTASMTGLNCATNCVYLLALCGVLGSVLGALCVDKCGRRRIAVICLLFSGTCAFLLAGVLRYIYEQISLVLLTHLTFELVVYLMWCYQAFICAGVSLVSSVYMSEAFTVSAKACCLAVMVVCEQFVQIALALLVFYTDFNEPHFFFIVGVLGMLLGILALFTLPETMKTSLYECLLKFNNVP; this is translated from the exons ATGCCTTTGCCGCCTAGTATCGAAGAGCCGGGCAAACAATCATGGCTGCGTATGCTCTACCGTTATcgacttcaatttcaggcaatgGCTTCGG CGTCTACTATTTACTTCGCTGGTGGCTTGAAGCTGGCTTGGTGTATATTTGAGAAGCCAGTTAGCGGTTCCCAAAAGCTCATCGACACCCATCTGCTGACGATCGCATGGTTTGTGGGCGTGGCTGCAGGAGCAATCATGGCAGGCGTGTTCGTACACCGCGTTAGCAAGAATATATCACAT TGGACCAGCGGCACGCTCCTTCTGCTTGGGGGCCTGCTCTTTGCCTGCGCACCCTCCTCGTTTGCCTGCATACTGTGCAGTTGCCTATTGGAAGGCTCCGCTTATGGCATCAATCAAGTACAAGGGCTCGTGACAGCCGGGGAAGTGGCACACAAAGACATTCGTGGCTTGTTGGTTTCCAGTGAGCGCGTTTTCCTTTGGCTGGGCATCTGTCTGCAGCTGTTTTGCACGCGACTGTGGTTCTTATACGAACCCACAAAGGGCTATCCGCTGCACCTAAATCAATTACATGGCACTGTGGTAATCTTGGTGGCGCTGTGTGCGCTCGCCTGCAACACACTCTACCGCTTCGAGTcgccgctgctgctgcacaTGCAAGAGCGCAACTTAGCCGCCACATATGTAATGAATCGACTGCAGAGCACCAGCTGCACCAGCGCTGAGTTGACACAAAAGCATGAGGAGTGCAAACAGATGCTGGAGCATGATGCGGGCCGACAGACAACGCGGAAGGCGGTGCGCAAGAGCAACTCACTGCCGTTGCTCAAGATGCTGTTACTGCGTTGCTACGGCACCGTTTCGCTGTCGTTACCCGTCAATCGCACATTTGTCACCGCAAGTATGACGGGCTTGAATTGTGCCACAAACTGTGTTTATCTCTTGGCTCTTTGCGGTGTGCTCGGCAGCGTTTTGGGCGCTTTGTGCGTGGACAAATGTGGGCGACGAAGGATCGCTGTTATTTGCCTGCTCTTCTCTGGAACTTGCGCGTTTCTCTTGGCCGGCGTGCTGCGGTATATCTACGAGCAAATTTCGTTGGTTCTACTGACGCACCTGACATTCGAATTGGTCGTCTACCTGATGTGGTGCTATCAGGCTTTCATATGCGCTGGCGTTTCGTTGGTCTCCAGTGTGTATATGTCAGAAGCATTTACCGTGTCTGCGAAGGCTTGCTGCTTGGCGGTGATGGTGGTGTGCGAACAATTCGTGCAAATAGCGCTGGCTTTGCTAGTCTTCTACACGGATTTCAATGAACCGCACTTCTTCTTTATCGTTGGCGTGCTGGGCATGCTGCTAGGCATACTAGCTTTATTCACTTTGCCTGAAACTATGAAAACATCGCTTTACGAATGTCTTCTAAAGTTCAACAATGTtccttaa
- the LOC126763565 gene encoding facilitated trehalose transporter Tret1-like has product MENRGAYPPVQATGQPTYGTIGTQTTPSEASFAATGWFARNRANKPQMNSAGAALFVLVSGGMNIAWSCGFDNVQDFKTNTHIMICWYLAAIIGAAVSAFITNRVSKKLIYIFSAFLILLGGVFFVALADKYGGIAVARYLNGFAVGLVFVPMIVLIGEEVNSGQRGLGAGILISGSITLGICLQIVFASSFSYNASTSNNSFGTTQLHGTIVIIYAVLAFLMSYFFVVESPVHHLMLSNEHEAIDCLRRLQQPFVVTQETYQRLEEHRRYIEASDPNGDKCIPALVKLCLLRGLVALSFSPAIAVALLWSSTVYAEQFVTWPWIIYGLCLWLGTYIAAFCLDSVGRKLMLLIGALFSGALAIAIGAIYNDLVNYFIPSKMGSVLYMLFVLGLLVSFVNSASSAYLTEAFPLHLKTYYIALSFIVEMLVLLIIGVCTPDKDSLAAYFITFGVFYLAFSFLSLFCLPETKQVSLLEAQSKFRSILTR; this is encoded by the exons ATGGAAAACCGTGGCGCATATCCGCCTGTCCAGGCGACTGGACAGCCAACCTATGGCACAATAGGAACTCAGACCACTCCCTCAGAAGCGTCTTTCGCAGCAACAGGTTGGTTCGCACGCAACCGAGCCAATAAGCCGCAAATGAACTCCGCCGGAGCAG CTCTGTTCGTTTTGGTTTCGGGCGGCATGAATATCGCTTGGAGCTGTGGCTTTGACAATGTGCaggatttcaaaacaaataccCACATCATGATATGTTGGTATCTCGCCGCAATTATCGGAGCTGCAGTCTCAGCATTCATCACCAACCGCGTATCAAAGAAACTCATTTAT ATATTCTCGGCGTTTCTGATTCTGCTCGGAGGTGTATTCTTCGTGGCATTGGCTGATAAATACGGCGGCATTGCAGTCGCACGTTATTTAAATGGCTTCGCTGTGGGGCTCGTGTTCGTGCCTATGATTGTGCTGATTGGCGAAGAGGTAAACAGTGGACAGCGCGGCTTGGGCGCCGGAATCCTCATATCAGGCAGTATAACGCTCGGAATATGCCTCCAAATTGTATTCGCGTCCTCATTCAGTTATAACGCATCAACTTCAAACAACTCCTTTGGAACCACTCAGCTACACGGCACCATCGTTATCATCTATGCCGTACTAGCGTTTCTTATGTCATACTTCTTTGTAGTGGAATCACCCGTTCATCATTTGATGCTTAGTAATGAGCATGAGGCTATCGATTGCCTGCGACGTCTGCAGCAACCGTTCGTGGTAACCCAGGAGACATATCAGCGCTTGGAGGAGCACAGGCGCTACATTGAAGCCAGCGACCCGAATGGCGATAAATGTATACCAGCACTAGTTAAGCTTTGCTTACTCCGCGGCCTGGTTGCTCTGTCATTCTCGCCAGCCATTGCGGTAGCACTTTTATGGTCGTCTACAGTATATGCAGAACAATTCGTCACTTGGCCTTGGATAATATACGGGTTGTGTTTGTGGCTAGGCACCTACATAGCAGCCTTCTGCCTGGACTCAGTTGGCCGCAAGTTGATGCTACTTATCGGCGCACTTTTTAGCGGTGCCTTGGCGATCGCCATTGGCGCCATTTACAATGACTTGGTCAACTATTTCATTCCGTCGAAAATGGGATCTGTGCTGTATATGCTCTTTGTGCTGGGGCTTTTGGTGAGCTTCGTCAACAGCGCGTCCTCAGCCTATTTGACGGAAGCATTTCCGCTGCACTTGAAAACCTACTACATTGCTCTATCCTTCATCGTGGAGATGCTCGTGTTACTTATTATCGGCGTTTGTACGCCAGACAAAGACAGTTTGGCcgcatattttattacatttggtGTCTTCTATTTGGCGTTCTCCTTTTTAAGCTTGTTCTGTCTACCAGAGACCAAGCAAGTTTCTTTGCTAGAAGCTCAAAGTAAATTCAGAAGCATTTTAACCCGATGA